Below is a window of Synechococcus sp. RSCCF101 DNA.
CGATCCCTGGTTCAAGACCCGCCACCAGAAACGACGGGTGCTGCAGCCACCGCTCCTCGCGGCTCTGGCCCGGGCCACGGGGGAGGGGGCTGAGCTCTACTTCCAGAGCGATGTGCCGGAGGCGATCGCTTCGATGGTCGCCCTGAGCGAGGCAGGCGGAACCTTCGCCCGCCCCTCACAGGATGCGCGACCCTGGCGCACGGAGAGTCCCTACCCGGTGCGGACCGAGCGGGAGCGGCTCGTGGCGGAGCAGGGGGGAGCCCTGTACCGCGTGCTCCTGCTGCGCACCGCCGAGCCCGCGCCGGATGAGGCTGTAGCGGATGCCCCCGGCCCATAATCCGCCCGAACTGCCTTGATCCGAGCCATGGCCCGGGAGCGTGCCCTGCAGCCCCTGCTGCTGTGCTGGCAGGGCCGTTGGGCCGGCCTGGGCGGCGGCCCCCTCGCCTGGCGACTCAACGGTCTCGCGGGCCTCGTACTGATGGCACTGCTGGCGGGCCTGCCGCTGGTGACCCGTCAGGGCCTGGCCCTGCTGATGCTGGCCAGCGCCGTGCTCTGGGCTCTGATGGCGCTGACCCAGCCGCCCCACCCGGCCCAGGCCGTCGGCCGCTGGCTGCTGCTGCTGCTGGCGGTGGCCGTGGTGGCCACGGGCTTCTCTCCCGTTCCCGCCGCAGCCCTGGAGGGCCTGATCAAGCTGATCAGCTTTCTGCTCTGCTTCGCGCTGATGCGCGAACTGCTCTGGCGTGAGCCGCCCTGGTGGGATCGCCTGGTGGCCGCACTCCTGGGCGGGGCGCTGCTCAACGGGGTCGTGGCGATCCGCCAGCTCTACATGCCGCTGGAGGAGCTGGCCCGCTGGGCCGACCCCAACAGCGTCAGCGCCGGGACCGTGCGTCTCTACGGCACGCTGGGCAATCCCAACCTCCTGGCCGGGTCTCTGGTGCCGATCCTGCCCCTGGCGGTGGTCGCGGCGCTGCGCTGGAGGTCCCCCTGGAGTCGTCTGTTCGCCGTCGTCACCGCCGCCATCGGCGGCACCGCCCTCGTTCTGACCTACAGCCGCGGTGGCTGGATCGGGCTGATGGCCAGCCTGGCCGCACTGGTGCTGCTCCTGGCCCTGCGGGCCGCCCGGCACCTGCCTCCCCTGTGGCGGCGTCTGCTGCCCGTTCTGCTGCTGATCGGCGGATCGCTGGCGACCGTGGTGCTGGTGGCCAGCGTCGAGCCGCTGCGCATCCGGGCCACGAGCCTGATGGCCGGGCGGGGCGACAGCTCCAACAACTTCCGCATCAATGTCTGGCTGGCGGCCCTCGCCATGGTCCGGGACCGGCCCTGGATCGGCATCGGTCCGGGCAATGAGGCCTTCAACCTCATCTATCCGCTGTACCAGCAGCCCCGCTTCGACGCCCTGAGCGCCTATTCCGTCCCCCTCGAACTGCTGGTGGAGGGGGGCGTGCCAATGCTCATGAGCGCCGTCGGGCTGCTGGTTGCCACCACCGGCAGGGCCCTGCGGCAGCTTCGGGGGGAGGCCCGGGTGGCGCTGCCCTGCATCGGGGCGCTGGCCGCCATCGCGGGGCTGGTGGGCCATGGCCTCGGAGACACCGTGTTCTTCCGGCCCGAGGTGCAGCTGGTGGGCTGGTTCAGCCTGGCCACCATCGCCTCTCTCCCCGCCTCCGGGGGCGGGGCGGATCGACAGCTGCCGGCGGAGGAACCGGCGTGAGGGTGCTTGCCGGCTTCGATGCCGGCCAGACCCACACGACCTGCCGGCTCAGCCCGGCGGAGGATCCCGGACGCCCCCTCGCGGAGGGCCGGGGTCCGGGGGTGCGGCATCTGGCCGAAGCACACGGGGATGCGCTCTTCCAGGCCGCGCTGACGGAGAGCCTTCGGGACGCCCGAAGGCAACTGCCGTCGGGGCATCAGGCCGCAACC
It encodes the following:
- the trmB gene encoding tRNA (guanosine(46)-N7)-methyltransferase TrmB, yielding MRQHVNPLSRFFQEPRALPSLDDLFENGERPLHLDIGCARGMFLMEMAQLHPDWNHLGLEIRAPLVRSAEAERERRELVNLRYLFANATVTLPGWLNALPPGRLRRITILFPDPWFKTRHQKRRVLQPPLLAALARATGEGAELYFQSDVPEAIASMVALSEAGGTFARPSQDARPWRTESPYPVRTERERLVAEQGGALYRVLLLRTAEPAPDEAVADAPGP
- a CDS encoding IctB family putative bicarbonate transporter, coding for MARERALQPLLLCWQGRWAGLGGGPLAWRLNGLAGLVLMALLAGLPLVTRQGLALLMLASAVLWALMALTQPPHPAQAVGRWLLLLLAVAVVATGFSPVPAAALEGLIKLISFLLCFALMRELLWREPPWWDRLVAALLGGALLNGVVAIRQLYMPLEELARWADPNSVSAGTVRLYGTLGNPNLLAGSLVPILPLAVVAALRWRSPWSRLFAVVTAAIGGTALVLTYSRGGWIGLMASLAALVLLLALRAARHLPPLWRRLLPVLLLIGGSLATVVLVASVEPLRIRATSLMAGRGDSSNNFRINVWLAALAMVRDRPWIGIGPGNEAFNLIYPLYQQPRFDALSAYSVPLELLVEGGVPMLMSAVGLLVATTGRALRQLRGEARVALPCIGALAAIAGLVGHGLGDTVFFRPEVQLVGWFSLATIASLPASGGGADRQLPAEEPA